The following nucleotide sequence is from Triticum dicoccoides isolate Atlit2015 ecotype Zavitan chromosome 7B, WEW_v2.0, whole genome shotgun sequence.
taggccaaaacggtttcttatgataagcaaagtgttcttgagggtacacgggaatttcatctagtcactttcatcatgttggcttaattcgtgttcggtactttgataatttgatatgtgggtggacccgtgcttaggtgttgttcttacttgaacaaacctcctacttatgattaaccctcacgcaagcatccgcaactacgagaaaggtattaagaataaattctaaccatagcattaaacttttggatccaatcggtcccttacagaataacgcataaactggggtttaagcttctgtcactctcgcaacccacaatCTAATAAattctccacaatgcattcccttaggcccaaatatggtgaagtgtcatgtagtcgacgttcacatgacaccactaagagaatgacaacatacataccatcaaaatatcgaacacatatcaagttcacatgattatttgcaacatgatttctcccgtgacctcaagaatgaaagtaactactcacaaatgataaacgtgCTCAAGATCAGAGAGGTATTGAATAGCgtaatagatctgaacatataatcttccaccaaataaaccatatagtaatcaactacaagatgtaatcaacactactagtcacccacgagcaccaatctatagttttgatataaagattgaacacaagagatgagctagggtttgagaggagttggtgctgtgaagatgttgatgaagatagccctccccaagatgggagagttgttggtgatgatgatgaagatgatttcctcctccgggagggaagttctccCGGCGgagtcgctccgccggagggcaaaagtgctcctgcccaagtttcgcctcaaggcggcggcgcttcttcccgaatgtcctctccttattttttctagttcaaaatgacttatatagcagaagatgggcgccggaggtgggccgacaccagggcgcgccaggattcAACTTGCAGACACACAGATGTAGACTAGATCCAGGCGGACCCACCGAAGACAAACGCCGCCCGGATCCCACGAGATCCGCCGGACACACACCTCCACACACCCTCCAATGACACTATAAGCATCGCCGTAACGGAGGCTAGACGGGAAAGATCCTGTTCCATCTTCAAGAAGTCGCCGCCGCCTCGTCTTCTTAAGCATGGCACAAACGCTAACAAAACTCAGAAAAACACCTAAAAACACAGTCCTCCAGCCGGCAAGGGCCAGGATCGTTCGCGCCTCCATGGTCCTTGCCTCCTTGGACCATAGGAGGCGAGGCGGACTGGCGGCACGGCCAGCTAGAGGCAGGGAAACCTAGACGAGAGTGCACACGAGGCAGGAGCGAAGGCGTGAGGGATATCAATTTTACTTGCACAATCCAGAGCCGAAACTATAACTGAAGAACTCTCTTTGATCTGAACTACTACAAGACATCTTATTCATCCAACCAAAACTAAAACTAACGTCTTATTCATCCATCTGGTGACacttaaaagaaaagagaaaaacaaTCTCGGCTACCTAGAAGGGAGGACGCACGCTCGAACGATCCGCTCGACTCTTCAGTACTCCTCGCTCTTGATCACCTTCCGGAACCAGCGCGTGGAGTCCTTGGGGTACCGGGTGAAGGTCTTCCGGTCGACGTAGACGAGCCCGAACTTGGAGGTGAAGCCCATCCGCCACTCGAAGTTGTCCAGCAGCGACCACGCGAAGTAGCCCGTCACCCTGGCGCCGTCGGCGATGGCGCGCTTCAGCTCGTGGAGGTACTGGTCGAAGTAGTCGATCCTGAAGGTGTCGTAGAGCGCGTGCGGCAGCGTGTCGCTGCCGGACTGGTCGATGCCGTTCTCGCCGATGAGGATCAAGGGGTCCCTGAACTTGTTCTTCACGTGCATCACCGCCTTGTAGAATCCCCAGGGCACCACGTACAGCCATTTCGAGAACGCCTGAGTGCAATGTGTTCATGCATGAATCACAAATTCTTGCAGCTCTACCCAACCTGTTCTTCTTTGGTGGTCAAATTTGAGGATCGTTACCTGTTTTCCGATCGGCACGCCGTTGCGATCAACTGAAAGGACAGGCAGATGATCAAACGTGTTAAGACAGGCAGACGAGCGAGGAGCAATTCGTGTGAGGTGGGGTTTCAGTTAACCGGACGTACAGAGAAGCTGGGCCTGCCAGTCGGTGGCGTAGCTCATGTGCGTCAGGTTCTCGTGGTGCTTCACGTAGTAGGTGGTGTAGTGGTTGATCCCGATGATGTCCGCCGAGCCCTGCACCAGCTTGCTCTGCTCCGGCGTGAAGGTCGGCAGCCTCGACCCCACCAGCTTCTGCATCGTCTCCGGGTAGTGGCCGAAGGTGATCGGGTGCATGTACCTGCCAAGTTCAGCTTCAGTTTCAGTCAAGTCCGGTCGTCGCCGCCGGCCGTCGTGCCTGCGATACTGAGCTGCGTGCGCCGTTCCTCACCAGCCAAGGGTGAACTCCCTCGCCCTGTGCGCCGCGTACTCGTCCTCCACGGTATAGGTCAGCGGCTCGTACCACACGAAGTCCAGGAGGATGCCGATGGTGCCCTTCTGCACGCGCTGGTGCTTGTCGCGGTATACCTTGACGGCGGCGGCGTGcgcgaggaggaggtggtggccggCGATGTAGGGCTCCGTGGCGGAGTTGCCGCCGAACCGGCAGCCGGTGCACCTGCCGGGGGCGAAGAAGCCGTCGCCGTAGCCGTGCCAGGCCATCATCCGCGGCTCGTTGATGGTGAACCAGTTCTTCACCCGGTCGCCGTACGTCTTGAAGCAGAAGTCGGCGAAAGCCGCGAAGTCGGGCCTGCGGAAAAATGCGCGGCGAGTCGTTGGAattaagcagagagagagagagatcagatgTAAATGTTGCAGGATTTTGCGGCTATGGAGTGCGAGCACTCACACGACCCTGGGGCTGAGCCAGCCGTTGTACTGGTTGTTGAGGACCTCGGGGAGGTCGTAGTGGTAGAGCACGACGTACGGAGTGATATCTGATAATGGGGAAACGTCATGCAGAGAAGGAATCGTCAGCTGTCTAACGGAGAGATTTTGATGGGGTCGTAAATAGGTCGAAAAAAtgcagagatggatggatggatggatcgtaCTGTTGGCGAGCATGTAGTTGATGAGCCTGTGGTAGTAGTCCACGCCGTCTTTGTTGACCCTCCCGATCCCACCTGCATTTTTTCGTGAAGAGTTTcagaggaataagaagaagaagaacaacacatTACGGAACTGAAGAAATGCGCGAGCAGGAGAGAGATGTACTGGGGAAAATGCGCGACCAGGAGATGGAGAAGCGGTAGGCGTCGAAGCCCACCCTCACCATGTTGTCCACATCGTCCTGAAGGAAACCACCACCAAAAACCCAAACAGATCACGACCGGAAACCACTTGCAAGAACAATGAAAATCAGTGTTTTCTCTCCATCACCGACCATGTAGCGATGGTACTCGTCGACGGTCACGTTGGCGGTGGCGTTGTCGGGAGTGGCACCTACGGCACAAGAACACACATTCAGTTCAGGAGTCGCCACACAGGCATGCAAGGCTTGGTTCAGACTTCAGAGACGCCATTTCACCATGGATCCTGACCTGGAAACTTGAGGAAGGTGTCCCAGATGCAGGGCCCGCGGCCGTACTTGAGGGAGTTGCCCTCCACCTGGTACGCCGACGAGGCGGTGCCGAAGACGAAGCCCTTGGGGAAGCTGTCCCGGGAGAGGTCGGTGTCCCGGCCGTTGGCCAGGAGCGCCAGGGAGAGCAGGACGACCGCGCGGAGGAGCTCCATAGTGGAGAGGGCAGTGGCGAGTGTGGTAGGTCGGTGGTCTGATCGGGGAAGGAGGCTATATATGGAGGGTGGGGAGGAGAGATCGAGGGGGCAGCATGCAGGCAGCAGCGCCATTCTCTGGCACAAACGGTGGCACACCGTGGGACTGTTTCTCTATTGTACGCGCGGGCAGCTCCCATGCATGATGCACCCTAGCCTTGCTGCTTGACTTCTTCTACTCGTCTGTATAATGTCTTTGTTTCATACACTCGCACAATTTTGACAGGGGCGGAGCAGGTGAAAATGTGACTCTGATGCATCACCTTGTAACATAACAAAACAGTTGGaacttcaaaaataaaaaataacaaaACAGTCATAGTTACGATTTAGGAGTAGTACATTTAGAAACATTTGAAAATTCATGATTAAAATTTGTTTTTCTAACACCAAATGATGTAATATGTAAAATCAGGATGGCAAGGTCCATTAATCAAGTGTTTTCCTCTTACCACCACTCGAGATTCCATAAGAAATAGACTTTGCCTCCCTCACGCCACCCACTCGTTTATATATAATAAAGGCACAGGCCACACAACCGACCGTACCGATACAAATGATGGGAAAACCCTCATACAAGTATGTGGAAAGAAAACAAAACGACACTGCACGAGTGGCACAAGTGCCACTAACCAAACAGCAACCATGAAAAACAGGAGGGGCCACCCCTAACAAGCTACATCCACAACTACTGAAAGAAGACCGGAGCCGGGCTATCACGAGAAACCGCCAAACACCGAGGAACTAAACACACCGAGCCATCTCCGCAAAGGGATGACACGCCGTTAAGACGTCCCCCTTGTCATGGGTCATGGAGAGCAGCTCCTGCTCGTTGTCAGCACAGGAGCGCAGAGCTTTCGCTCGGACCCACACAAGTGCCAGTCGTGGACTCAAGGCCGACCTAACCGACAAGGGTGAGAGGGAGCACCGTGTGAGGCATCCAGTTCTAGATCATGGGACCACCGTTGCTGAAGCCATGATGACACCACGGCCACCCGTCACCCCTCCCCTTGCTACCCACATAGGCAAGAGGAGACGCCACCACTGCCACCCGTCACCCCTCCCCTTGCTACCCACATAGGCAAGAGGATACTCCACCACGTACCACTGTGGAGCCAACTGTTCAACCTCACCATCCAGGGTGTCGCCCCGGNNNNNNNNNNNNNNNNNNNNNNNNNNNNNNNNNNNNNNNNNNNNNNNNNNNNNNNNNNNNNNNNNNNNNNNNNNNNNNNNNNNNNCCCCTGCAAAGTAGGGTCTAGTATATTATCCTTGTACACGTATTTGTATAAGTATGtaattgtaattgtgatcatcTATATATTGAGATATTGAGAAGTGAAGTTGGATGTCAACCACCCACGCAAAATCCTAAACCCTGTGTTTTAACTTGGTATCAGCCAGGTCGGGCCGGCGCCGCAAGTCCCTCGCGCCGCCCGATCCTCTCTCCGCGTAGCCGCCGCTTCCGATCACTGCTTCACGTACGAGAGAAATCCATCCAGAAGAATCCATCCAgctgcttgctagctagctagctagctttgccTGTATACTGCCGCCGCTACTGATAGCTGCTGCCGCGCGTGCCAtcttccgcgccgccgccgcatcttGCTCCGCTGCCACCCTGCGATGTTATCCTCCGCTATGTCCGTCGGCCAGACTGCCGGTGCCCTCGTCTCTTCCCCCGTCGCCACGATTCCCGCCGCGCTCGCCGTCCCGACGATCTTCGTCCGCCTCGGTCGCCACAACTTCATGCTCTGGGGGGGCATCACCAGCACCATCCTTGCCAGTGCCAACCTCCACGGACACCTCGATGGCACCAAGGCGGCACCAGCCAAAACACTCGTTGTCGGCACCGGCGACGCTGCCACTACTGTCACCAACCCGGAGTACCACCAATGGTGGGTTCAAGATCAGCGCGTCAAGGGGTTTCTTATCACCTCCATGGATGAGGATATTGCATGCCGACTCATTGGCTGCGAGTCGGCGCATGCGGTGTGGACAGTCGTCGCCGCCATGTTCGGCGCCCAGAGCCGCGCCAATGTCCGCCACATCCGGCGGCAACTTCAGTCGCTGAGGAAGGACGATCTGTCCGCTGCGGAATACATGCACAAGATGAAGGCCCTGGCCGACACTATGGCCGTCGTCGGCTCTCCGATCCACGATGATGAGCTTATCGATCACATCCTCACAGGCCTTGGCTCCGCCTACAACTCCATTGCCGCCTCCTTGGGCGTGAGTAACGCATCCATGCCCTACTCCAGCTTTTACTCATTGGTTATGTCCTTCGAGGCACTACACTCACAGCAGAGTGCGGTGGAGGGGTGGTCTCCCTCCACGAACGTCGTGACCCGTTCGGGTTCGTACGGCGCGGGCGGATGCGCGCCCTACTCCGATCCCTATCCCTTCCAATGAGGGGGCGCCCGACTGATGGACATGGCCAGCTAGGGCGGTAATGGAAGCAACACCGACGGCCGTGACCGCAACACCGGTTATGCCAATAATGGCCGGCAAGGTGGAGGGGGCAACGCAGGAAACAACGGCGGAGGAGGTGGGCATCGCAACCATTGGCGTCCCCAGTGCCAAATTTGCAAGAACTGGGGCCATGAAGCCGATGACTGTAGCAAGCGCTATGATCAGGATCACAACTCCCGCTCCGCCAACTCGGCCTCCACGAACACCGTCGACTTTCCTTGGGTGCTGGATACCGGGGCTACGGTCACTTGACTAATGATCTTGAGCACCTCCAGGTTCACGAGCGCTATGACGGCAAGGATCAGGTTCAGGTGGCCAATGGTGCAGGTTTGCCTATTTCCCACATTGGTCATTCGCGTTTACCCGGTTCATCTCTTAAACTACGTAACATCCTTCATGTTCCACACATCAGCCATCATCTTCTCTCTGTTTATCGTCTTCTTTGTGATAATGATGTGTTTGTTGAATTTCACCGTCGCTTTTCCCTTGTTAAGGACAAAGCAACTAGGCGCGTCATTCTTCATGGTAGAAGTTACGGGGGGGTCTATCCGGTCCCCTTCACTCTTGCGTCATCTTCATCGTCTCGCCGTGCCTCCTCCGGTGTTCAAGTTTTGTCGTCGCAATGGCATCAACGTCTTGGTCATCCTACAAATAATGTCGTCACTTCCATTGTTCAGAGTCATGAACTTCCGTgtcctagttcaaataattcatcGTTAGTTCGTGATGCCTGTCAGCATGCTAAGAGTCATCAACTACCTTATTCTTCTTTGTTTCATATCACTATTGTACCTCTTGAATTAATACACTCAGATGTTTGGGGTCCCGCTCTTGCTTCGTCGGGAGGGTACAAGTATTATGTTAGTTTTATTGATGACTACACGCGCTTCACCTGGATTTATTTGCTTAAACACAAGTCTGATGTTGAGCAAGTTTTCTACAACTTTCAGGCTCATGTCGAACGCCTTCTGGATTATAAAATCAAGGTCGTTCAGTCCGACTGGGGTGGTGAATACCACAAACTCCATCGCTACTTTCAACGCACGGGCATCTCTCACAGAGTGTCATGCCCACATACCTCTCAGCAGAACGGTATTGCCGAGCGCAAACACCGACATTTGGTCGAGACCGGCCTTGCCTTGCTTGCGCACTCCTCTCTTCCACTTCGGTTTTGGGATGAGCCTTTTCTTACGGCATGTTACCTCATCAACCGTATGCCCACTCCGGTTCTCAACAAGGACACACCTCTGTTCCGTCTATTTCATGTTCAGCCCAACTACTCCTCCCTTTGgatttttgggtgtgcttgctggcctagTCTTCGCAAGTACAATGCTCACAAGCTTGAGTTCCGTTCCAATATGTGTGTCTTCCTTGGCTATAGTCCTTTGCATAAGGGCTATAAGTGTCTTGACCATACCTCCGATCGGATATACATCTCTCATGATGTAGTTTTCGACGAGACTGTGTTTCCTTACTCCCAACCCGGCGTCTTAGTTGATCCTGCTTCTCTTGAACATGCCCTCACTTTTCCCTCTGATTAACCGGTTCCGAATGTCCATGTGCGTAAATATGACTTGTCCTATTTGTCAACTAACTTGTCCTCTGTAGGTGCTATTGCTTTGAGTTCCCCTCAGGTACATGTTGTTGCTCCTCCGCCTCCTGATGAGCCCGACGTGCATGCTCAGGATGTGCCTATCCCACCGCCCGAGGCAGGCACGGCTGCCTCGCCAAATGGCGCGACCACGGATGTGGCTGGGTCGCCACCCTCGCCCGACGCGGCTGGGTTGCCACCCTCACCTAGTGCGTCACCCGGGCCGCCACCTTCGCCTGGAACGGTCCAGCCCACCATCGTCTCTCGGACCGTGTCGCCTCTTGCTGAGATCTCCTCAACTGCGACACCCTCGGTCGAGCCCTCACCACCGCCGCCTTCTCCCACCAGTGATGCAGCTCCGGCGCATGCTATGGTTACACGCCATCGTGATCATACGCACAAGGAGAAGTCTTACATTGATGGCACGGTTCGATATGACTCTCGCCGCCCGTGCCTTCTTTGTCGCGCCAGTTTCCCATCGTGATGCTCTGGGTGAACCTGCCTGGCGTGCCACCATGTCCGAGGAGTTTGCTTCTCTCTGTCACACTAACACTTGGGTGTTGGTGCCTCCGCCACTTGGTGTTAACATTGTGAGCTGCAAGTGGATTTTCAAAACCAAGCATCGTCCGGATGGGTCTGTTGATAagcacaaagctcgtcttgttgctcacgGTTTCACTCAACAACATGGGATTGACTATGGAGATACTTTTAGCCCGGTGGTGAAGCCTGCCACAGTTCGCTTGGTTCTGTCTCTTGATGTGTCTCGTGGTTGGAGCCTCCGACAGATTGATGTGAGCAATGCCTTTTTACATGGTTTCTTCGCTGAAGATGTGTATATGCAGCAGCCACCGGGTTCGAGGATGCCACATATCCCTCTCATGTCTGCAAACTTCAGCGGTCTATTTATGGTCTCAAGTAGTCGGCCCATGCCTATTATGCTCGTTTGAGTCAGCGCCTTTCGCAGCttggttttgttgcctcccgatCAGATGCATCTCTGTTCATCTTCTCTCGGGGTGCTATACAGATATACATGctggtgtatgttgatgatattgtgattGCTGGCTCCACCCCCGCCGTGGTGGATCGTCTTGGGAAGTCATTGTCTGCTAGCTTTCCCATCAAAGATTTGGGTCGCCACGAGTACTTTCTTGGTTTGGAAGCGTCCTTTCATTCGGGGGACATGACCTTGACGCAGAAAAAGTATGCTTTGGACCTTCTTCATCGCGTCACCATGGAGAACTGTAAGGCCACTTCCACTCCGCTTGCTACATCCGAGAGTCTCTCACGTCATAGTGGTGCACTACTGGGTAGAGATGACTCCTTTCGGTATCGCAGTGTGGTTGGAGCACTTCAGTATTTTACCCTCACTTGTCCTGATATCTCCTTCGCAGTGAACAAAGTGAGTCAGTTCCTGTCTCAGCCAACGGAGAATCATTGGGAAGCAGTCAAGCATATTCTGAGATATGTCAAAGGTACGTTAGACATGGGACTACGGATTCATAAGTCCAGATTTACTGGAGTGAGTATATTcaccgatgcagactgggcaggctgTGTTGATGATAGGCGCTCTACTGGTGGTTTTGCTATATTTGTTGGACCCAATCTTGTATCTTGGAGCTCGAAGAAGCAACCCACAGTCTCAAGGTCAAGCACCGAGGCAGAGTATAAGGCATTGGCCAATGGCGCGGCTGAAGCCATTTGGATAGACTCAGTTCTCACAGAACTTGGAGTCCCACAGCAGCGCACTCCTATATTGTGGTGTGATAACTTAGGGGCAACTTACCTGACGgcgaatccagtatttcatgctcggactaaacacattgagattgatttCCATTTTGTGAGAGAACGAGTAGCTGCTTGTGAACTGGAAGTCAGGTTTATTTCTATAGATGATCAGTTAGTGGATGTATTTACTAAACCTGCTACTAGACAAATGCTAGACCGCTTTAGAACCAATCTGAATCTTGTATGTAGTTCAGATTGAGGGGGCATGTAAAGTAGGGTCTAGTATATTGTCCTTGTACACGTATTTGTATACATATGtaattgtaattgtgatcatcTATATATTGAGACGTGTGGCTGGATGTCAACCACCCACACAAAACCCTAAACCTTGTgtttcaacccccccccccaccataCCACAAGATCGCCACCAAGGTTGCACCTAGGCATGAACATCACCAACTTGAGGTTGGACGACAGCCCAAGTGACGAGGGAATTGTCGGCAACTGGGGGTCGATCACATCTAGATCTATCCCTAAACCAATGATGTGCCCGGGGATGGGGCTCGTCGGCGACACCCAGGAACATGCCTATGTGCCACCAACACATACACTGTCACAGAAGCCGTGCGACAAGTCACATAGCCAGGGTAGCCAGCCTCCACCNNNNNNNNNNNNNNNNNNNNNNNNNNNNNNNNNNNNNNNNNNNNNNNNNNNNNNNNNNNNNNNNNNNNNNNNNNNNNNNNNNNNNNNNNNNNNNNNNNNNNNNNNNNNNNNNNNNNNNNNNNNNNNNNNNNNNNNNNNNNNNNNNNNNNNNNNNNNNNNNNNNNNNNNNNNNNNNNNNNNNNNNNNNNNNNNNNNNNNNNNNNNNNNNNNNNNNNNNNNNNNNNNNNNNNNNNNNNNNNNNNNNNNNNNNNNNNNNNNNNNNNNNNNNNNNNNNNNNNNNNNNNNNNNNNNNNNNNNNNNNNNNNNNNNNNNNNNNNNNNGGTCCTAGGAGCCCCACCGGAACTCTGCTTACCCAGGAAGCGATGATGGTTCACCAAGTCGTGTCCCACGCTGACCTATAGATCCTTCAATCGTTGTGCCACCCATGGATACTAATCATTATGCTCCCCAACCAACGAGAAGGATAACCCGTGCCACTCGAAGGCACATAATCAAGTTGCCTACCTGACAAGCATGCTAGGGCTCCTCATCGCGCCACTGCCATAGACCACGCTGCCACCACTCAAACCCAGCCACCATGCCAAATCCATGCCATGGCGCCACCGCCTTGATCCAAGGTTGCGTAACCACCGTAAGTTGTCGGATCAGGACACCGCGCTGCCTGAGCAGCTGCCAGGTCTCAGGGCCGctgcccactgatacgtctccaacgtatctataatttttgattgttccatgctattatattacctgttttggatgtttatgggctttactatacacttttatatcatttttgggactaacctact
It contains:
- the LOC119338080 gene encoding beta-glucosidase 38-like, translating into MELLRAVVLLSLALLANGRDTDLSRDSFPKGFVFGTASSAYQVEGNSLKYGRGPCIWDTFLKFPGATPDNATANVTVDEYHRYMDDVDNMVRVGFDAYRFSISWSRIFPSGIGRVNKDGVDYYHRLINYMLANNITPYVVLYHYDLPEVLNNQYNGWLSPRVVPDFAAFADFCFKTYGDRVKNWFTINEPRMMAWHGYGDGFFAPGRCTGCRFGGNSATEPYIAGHHLLLAHAAAVKVYRDKHQRVQKGTIGILLDFVWYEPLTYTVEDEYAAHRAREFTLGWYMHPITFGHYPETMQKLVGSRLPTFTPEQSKLVQGSADIIGINHYTTYYVKHHENLTHMSYATDWQAQLLFDRNGVPIGKQAFSKWLYVVPWGFYKAVMHVKNKFRDPLILIGENGIDQSGSDTLPHALYDTFRIDYFDQYLHELKRAIADGARVTGYFAWSLLDNFEWRMGFTSKFGLVYVDRKTFTRYPKDSTRWFRKVIKSEEY